One window from the genome of Gadus macrocephalus chromosome 7, ASM3116895v1 encodes:
- the nop16 gene encoding nucleolar protein 16 isoform X2: MPKAKKNSHRKKYDYDKDRKKQKKQFMKKSRPRIEDKSIRHAWDNYKTSNKNLEDMGLAFDPNHSQPIRNPETGFAPTPAAPVVTKPYVLRKMEEEASQRFDDDKSLSRDLIDFVQHMVREHGEDYKAMARDEKNYYQDTPKQIQRKVNEYKRCHPKLFNAFIQSLAPNANPQSSSQPPVIVC, from the exons ATGCCGAAAGCCAAGAAAAACAGCCACAGAAAGAAGTATGACTACGACAAGGAcaggaagaagcagaagaaacaGTTCATGAAGAAGTCCAGACCGAGGATAGAAGA TAAAAGCATCAGGCACGCGTGGGACAACTACAAGACCAGCAACAAGAACCTGGAGGACATGGGCCTGGCCTTCGACCCCAACCACTCGCAGCCCATCCGGAACCCCGAG ACTGGCTTTGCCCCAACGCCAGCTGCCCCAGTCGTAACCAAGCCCTACGTATTGCGGA agatggaggaggaggcgagccAGCGGTTTGACGATGACAAAAGCCTGTCCCGAGACCTGATCGACTTCGTTCAGCACATGGTGCGGGAACACGGGGAGGACTACAAG GCCATGGCGCGGGATGAGAAGAACTACTACCAGGACACGCCCAAGCAGATCCAGAGGAAAGTGAACGAGTACAAGCGCTGTCACCCAAAGCTCTTCAACGCCTTCATCCAGTCGCTAGCTCCCAATGCTAACCCACAGAGCAGCTCACAGC CTCCAGTCATTGTCTGCTAA
- the nop16 gene encoding nucleolar protein 16 isoform X1 translates to MPKAKKNSHRKKYDYDKDRKKQKKQFMKKSRPRIEDKSIRHAWDNYKTSNKNLEDMGLAFDPNHSQPIRNPETGFAPTPAAPVVTKPYVLRKMEEEASQRFDDDKSLSRDLIDFVQHMVREHGEDYKAMARDEKNYYQDTPKQIQRKVNEYKRCHPKLFNAFIQSLAPNANPQSSSQPPVIVC, encoded by the exons ATGCCGAAAGCCAAGAAAAACAGCCACAGAAAGAAGTATGACTACGACAAGGAcaggaagaagcagaagaaacaGTTCATGAAGAAGTCCAGACCGAGGATAGAAGA TAAAAGCATCAGGCACGCGTGGGACAACTACAAGACCAGCAACAAGAACCTGGAGGACATGGGCCTGGCCTTCGACCCCAACCACTCGCAGCCCATCCGGAACCCCGAG ACTGGCTTTGCCCCAACGCCAGCTGCCCCAGTCGTAACCAAGCCCTACGTATTGCGGA agatggaggaggaggcgagccAGCGGTTTGACGATGACAAAAGCCTGTCCCGAGACCTGATCGACTTCGTTCAGCACATGGTGCGGGAACACGGGGAGGACTACAAG GCCATGGCGCGGGATGAGAAGAACTACTACCAGGACACGCCCAAGCAGATCCAGAGGAAAGTGAACGAGTACAAGCGCTGTCACCCAAAGCTCTTCAACGCCTTCATCCAGTCGCTAGCTCCCAATGCTAACCCACAGAGCAGCTCACAGCCTCCAGTCATTGTCTGCTAA